In Camelina sativa cultivar DH55 chromosome 16, Cs, whole genome shotgun sequence, a single window of DNA contains:
- the LOC104750332 gene encoding omega-hydroxypalmitate O-feruloyl transferase-like — MGSLYQESSPLLLQDLKVTIKESTLIFPSEETSEKKSMFLSNVDQILNFDVQTVHFFRPNKDFLPEIVSEKLRKALVKAMDAYEFLAGRLRVDPSSGRLDVDCNGSGAGFVTAASEYTLEELGDLVYPNPAFAQLVTSQLQSLPKDNQPLFAFQMTSFKCGGFAMGISTNHTTFDGLSFKTFLENLASLLNEKPLSTPPCNDRSLLKARTPPSVTFPHHELVKFQDCETTTVFEATSQHLDFKIFKLSSDQINKLKERASETSSGYVRVSGFNVVTALVWRCKALSVTSEKEEEEANLERESTILYAVDIRGRLNPELPPSYTGNAVLTAYAKAKCKALLEEPFGRIVEIVGEGAKRITDEYARSAIDWGELYKGFPHGQVLVSSWWKLGFAEVEYPWGKPKYSCPVVYHRKDIVLLFPDIDGDSKGVYVLAALPSKEMTKFQHWFEDTLC; from the exons ATGGGTTCTTTGTACCAAGAATCATCACCATTGCTTCTTCAAGATCTCAAGGTGACCATCAAAGAATCAACACTCATTTTCCCATCTGAAGAAACAAGTGAGAAGAAATCCATGTTCTTGTCCAACGTCGACCAAATTCTCAACTTTGACGTCCAAACAGTTCATTTCTTCCGACCAAACAAAGATTTTCTTCCGGAGATTGTGTCGGAGAAGCTGAGAAAGGCGTTGGTGAAAGCCATGGACGCTTACGAGTTTTTGGCCGGGAGACTCCGCGTGGATCCTAGCTCTGGACGGCTAGATGTTGACTGTAACGGTTCCGGAGCTGGATTTGTGACGGCGGCGAGTGAGTACACGTTGGAGGAACTTGGAGATTTGGTTTATCCAAATCCAGCTTTTGCTCAACTGGTTACAAGTCAGCTTCAGAGTTTGCCTAAAGATAACCAACCCTTGTTTGCCTTTCAG ATGACATCATTCAAGTGCGGTGGGTTTGCAATGGGAATCTCAACAAACCATACAACGTTCGATGGACTTAGTTTCAAAACATTCCTCGAAAACTTAGCATCTCTACTGAATGAGAAGCCCTTATCAACACCTCCATGCAACGACCGTTCTCTTCTCAAGGCTCGTACGCCACCAAGTGTCACATTCCCACACCACGAGCTTGTTAAGTTTCAAGACTGTGAGACAACAACAGTCTTCGAAGCCACTTCACAGCACTTAGACTTCAAAATCTTCAAGCTATCCTCTGATCAAATCAATAAGCTCAAGGAGAGAGCCTCGGAGACTAGTAGTGGTTATGTTCGCGTGTCCGGGTTCAACGTTGTCACGGCTTTGGTCTGGAGGTGCAAGGCACTCTCTGTAAcatcagaaaaagaagaagaagaagctaatctTGAAAGAGAATCAACGATTCTTTACGCAGTGGACATTAGAGGGAGGCTGAACCCTGAGCTTCCACCGTCCTACACTGGAAACGCGGTTTTAACGGCTTACGCAAAGGCGAAATGCAAGGCGTTGCTCGAAGAGCCGTTTGGTAGGATTGTGGAAATTGTAGGAGAAGGGGCGAAGAGGATAACTGATGAGTACGCGCGGTCTGCTATAGATTGGGGAGAGTTGTACAAAGGATTTCCACATGGACAAGTTTTGGTTTCTTCGTGGTGGAAACTAGGTTTCGCAGAGGTTGAGTATCCTTGGGGAAAGCCTAAGTATAGCTGTCCTGTTGTGTATCATCGGAAAGACATAGTTTTGCTGTTTCCAGACATCGATGGAGATAGTAAAGGTGTTTATGTCTTGGCTGCTTTGCCTTCTAAGGAGATGACCAAGTTCCAGCATTGGTTTGAAGACACGCTTTGCTGA
- the LOC104750331 gene encoding chromatin assembly factor 1 subunit FAS1-like: MEEVTPVNEIENQKTPIEPKKSSNKRKREPAAIENLTSEEKEAQISSLNRETKGLFDYFREMMEESKRTDLFSRFSDCSSVNSMVALLMEEMSLPLSKLVDEIYLILKEKVESVTLVAVKSAVVSVGQRVSYGLPNADADVLEDDSESCLWCWETRDLKMMPSSVRGLLKVRRTCRKKIHERITAVSAMLAALQRGGTEESCRSDLSKAAEKLGKILTEVDIRSFMDNMLQKNSAEMAEKDSKREEKLLLKQLEKSRCEAEKEKKRVERQVLKERLQQEKEQKLMQKAIIDENNKEKDETESRKRLKKQQDESEKEQKRREKEQAELKKQLQVQKQASIMERFLKKSKDSSITQPKLPSSEITAQEPSCAKPENESGTVIQAIDNAFSTTCEATLDDIRREHFASWRQLGHSLSSTKKHWGMRRQPKSELFPKLKLSTNREATSDGEPNMEKQVDGCEEKNFDGISSIGQCESSSSDRKKKSRRAKQLLQFDKSCRPGFYGIWPSQSQVVGPRRPLKKDPELDYEVDSDEEWEEEEAGESLSDCEKDEEESLEEGCSKADDEDDSEDDFMVPDGYLSEDEGVQVDRMDMDSSEQDASTPSSKQDQESQEFCALLQQQKHLQSLTDHALRKTQPLIICNLTHEKVPFLASKDLEGTQKVEQICLRALMVRAFPWTSLIEISINDMEEEDQETGKSSCSQSTPPSNSKAKSIPDSDLITVVSTIQSCPQGINRVVETLQQKFPDVPKTKLRQKVREISDFEDSRWQVKKEVLTKLGLSPSPDKSGKRPKMISTFFSKRCLPPSTKPQPAAVEEAQRLENENA; this comes from the exons ATGGAAGAAGTTACGCCGGTGAATGAAATCGAGAATCAGAAGACGCCGATTGAGCCGAAGAAGTCGTCAAACAAGCGGAAGAGAGAACCCGCGGCGATTGAGAATCTAACTTCTGAGGAGAAAGAAGCTCAGATCTCTTCGTTGAATCGAGAGACGAAAGGGCTTTTTGATTATTTTCGTGAAATGATGGAAGAGAGTAAGAGAACAGATCTGTTTTCTAGGTTTAGTGATTGTTCGTCTGTGAATTCTATGGTTGCTTTGTTGATGGAGGAGATGAGTTTGCCGTTGTCGAAGCTTGTCGATGAGATTTACTTGATATTGAAGGAGAAGGTTGAAAGTGTTACTTTGGTAGCTGTGAAGAGTGCTGTTGTTTCTGTGGGTCAGAGAGTGAGTTACGGTTTGCCTAACGCAGATGCTGATGTTTTGGAGGATGATTCTGAATCTTGTCTCTGGTGCTGGGag ACGAGAGATTTGAAAATGATGCCGAGTTCTGTTCGTGGATTGCTTAAAGTTCGACGGACTTGTAGGAAGAAGATTCATGAAAGGATTACAGCAGTTTCTG CAATGTTAGCTGCATTACAAAGAGGGGGAACTGAAGAGTCGTGTAGATCTGATCTGAGCAAAGCTGCTGAAAAGCTTGGTAAAATACTGACTGAGGTGGATATTCGATCGTTTATGGATAACATGTTGCAGAAGAACAGCGCAGAGAT GGCTGAGAAAGACTCAAAGCGAGAAGAGAAGCTGCTTCTCAAACAATTGGAGAAAAGTAGATGTGAAGctgagaaggaaaagaagagagtGGAACGTCAAGTATTGAAAGAGAGATTGCAACAG GAAAAAGAGCAGAAGCTAATGCAGAAAGCAATTattgatgaaaataataaagaaaaggaCGAGACTGAGTCAAGAAAACGGTTAAAGAAACAGCAAGATGAGTCGGAGAAGGAGCAGAAGCGTAGAGAGAAGGAACAAGCCGAGCTAAAGAAGCAACttcaagtacaaaaacaagCATCAATCATGGAGCGGTTTCTTAAAAAGAGCAAAGACAGTTCAATAACCCAACCTAAGCTTCCTTCCAGTGAAATAACTGCTCAGGAACCTTCATGTGCAAAACCTGAGAATGAAAGTGGAACAGTTATTCAGGCCATTGACAATGCCTTTTCAACAACTTGTGAAGCTACACTTGATGATATTCGCAG GGAACACTTTGCTTCTTGGCGACAGTTGGGTCATTCGCTCTCCAGTACGAAAAAGCATTGGGGTATGCGTAGGCAACCTAAGAGTGAACTGTTTCCGAAACTAAAACTATCTACAAATAGGGAAGCAACATCTGACGGTGAACCGAACATGGAGAAGCAAGTGGATGGGTGTGAAGAGAAAAACTTTGATGGTATATCTTCCATTGGGCAGTGTGAGTCTTCGTCATCTGATCGTAAGAAGAAGTCCAGGAGGGCCAAGCAGTTGTTACAATTTGATAAAAGCTGCAGACCAGGCTTTTATGGTATCTGGCCTAGCCAAAG TCAAGTTGTGGGGCCACGTCGTCCTCTGAAAAAGGACCCAGAATTGGATTATGAAGTTGATAGTGATGAAGAATGGGAAGAG GAAGAAGCAGGTGAAAGCCTTTCAGATTgtgagaaagatgaagaggaaaGTTTGGAAGAAGGATGTTCAAAggctgatgatgaagatgatagtgAAGATGACTTTATGGTGCCTGATGGATATCTCTCAGAAGATGAG GGGGTCCAAGTGGACAGAATGGACATGGATTCGTCTGAGCAGGATGCTAGTACGCCATCATCTAAGCAAGATCAAGAAAGTCAAGAGTTTTGCGCATTactccaacaacaaaaacatctgCAAAGTTTAACTGACCATGCTCTGAGGAAAACGCAGCCACTGATTATATGTAACCTAACGCATGAGAAGGTCCCTTTCTTAGCCTCTAAAGATCTAGAAGGGACACAAAAAGTGGAACAGATATGTCTGCGAGCTCTCATGGTGCGAGCATTCCCATGGACTTCTCTCATCGAGATATCGATCAATGACATGGAAGAGGAGGATCAGGAAACTGGCAAGTCATCTTGTAGTCAGAGCACACCTCCATCTAATTCAAAAGCAAAGTCCATACCAGACTCGGATTTAATTACAGTT GTATCAACTATTCAATCATGCCCTCAAGGTATCAATAGAGTGGTTGAAACATTACAACAGAAGTTTCCTGATGTACCAAAGACCAAGCTAAGACAAAAAGTGCGTGAAATATCAGATTTCGAGGATAGCCGTTGGCAG GTAAAGAAAGAAGTATTGACAAAGCTTGGATTATCACCGTCACCAGATAAAAGCGGTAAGAGACCAAAAATGATATCTACATTCTTCTCAAAACGCTGTTTGCCTCCATCCACAAAGCCACAACCTGCTGCAGTCGAAGAGGCACAGAGATTAGAAAACGAGAATGCTTAG
- the LOC104750330 gene encoding protein FLOWERING LOCUS T, translated as MSTTVRDPLTVSRVVGDVLDPFNRSISLRVTYGQREVTNGLDLRPSQVQNKPRVEIGGEDLRNFYTLVMVDPDVPSPSNPHLREYLHWLVTDIPATTGTSFGNEIVCYENPSPSAGIHRVVMILFRQLGRQTVYAPGWRQNFNTREFAEIYNLGLPVAAVFFNCQRESGCGGRRT; from the exons ATGTCTACAACCGTGCGAGACCCTCTTACAGTAAGCCGAGTTGTTGGAGACGTTCTTGATCCGTTCAATAGATCGATCTCTTTAAGGGTtacttatggccaaagagaggtGACTAATGGCTTGGATCTAAGGCCTTCTCAAGTTCagaacaaaccaagagttgagATTGGTGGAGAAGACCTCAGGAACTTCTACACTTTG GTCATGGTGGATCCAGATGTCCCAAGTCCTAGCAACCCTCATCTCCGAGAATATCTCCACTG GTTGGTGACTGATATCCCTGCTACAACTGGAACATCCTTTG GAAATGAGATTGTGTGTTACGAAAATCCAAGTCCTTCCGCAGGAATTCACCGTGTCGTGATGATATTGTTTCGGCAGCTTGGGAGGCAAACAGTGTACGCACCAGGGTGGCGCCAGAACTTCAACACTCGCGAATTTGCTGAGATCTACAATCTCGGCCTTCCCGTGGCCGCAGTTTTCTTCAATTGTCAGAGGGAGAGTGGTTGCGGAGGAAGAAGAACTTAG